The following coding sequences are from one Eleginops maclovinus isolate JMC-PN-2008 ecotype Puerto Natales chromosome 13, JC_Emac_rtc_rv5, whole genome shotgun sequence window:
- the LOC134874865 gene encoding secretagogin-like yields MDRLDAAAFLQIWEHFDVDDSGYIEGKELDAFFQHMLETFGLKREEINEEKFIRLRERFTSAYDSAADGRLQIQELATIMLPEEENFLLLFRRETPLDNSVEFMRIWRSYDTDSSGYISAIELKGFLHDLFLQHDKSITPEKLEEYTDTMMKMFDRNRDGRLDLNDLARILALKENFLLKFKMDACSQEDRKRDFEKIFAHYDVSKTGELEGPEVDGFVKDMMELVKPSISGTDLDKFRKALMGHCDINGDGKIQKNELALCLGLKLS; encoded by the exons atggacagacTGGACGCTGCCGCTTTCCTACAGATCTGGGAACATTTCGACGTGGATG atAGCGGTTACATCGAAGGAAAGGAGCTGGACGCCTTCTTCCAACACATGCTGGAAACATTTGGATTGAAg agagaggaaataaatgagGAGAAATTCATCAGACTGAGAGAAAGGTTCACATCTGCTTACGACTCCGCAGCTGACGGACGCCTGCAGATACAAGAG CTGGCCACCATCATGCTGCCAGAGGAGGAGAACTTCTTGCTTCTGTTCCGCAGAGAGACGCCGCTGGACAACAGCGTGGAGTTCATGAGG ATCTGGAGGAGCTATGACACAGACAGCAGCGGCTACATCTCAGCCATCGAGCTCAAG GGCTTCCTTCATGACCTCTTCCTACAACATGACAAGTCCATCACCCCTGAAAAACTGGAGGAGTACACTGACACCATG ATGAAGATGTTTGACAGAAACAGGGATGGCAGACTGGACCTTAATGATCTGGCCAG AATACTGGCCCTGAAAGAGAACTTCTTACTGAAGTTTAAAATGGAC GCTTGCAGTcaggaggacaggaagagagacttTGAGAAGATATTTGCTCACTATGATGTT AGTAAGACGGGTGAGTTGGAGGGCCCTGAGGTGGATGGATTCGTCAAAGATATGATGGAGCTGGTGAAG CCCAGCATCAGTGGCACAGACCTGGACAAGTTCAGGAAAGCTCTGATGGGTCACTGTGACATCAACGGAGACGGAAAGATCCAGAAGAACGAGCTGGCTCTCTGCCTCGGCCTCAAACTCAGCTAA
- the LOC134875222 gene encoding adhesive plaque matrix protein-like: MHSGPYSELPDAVPSKPQQPYNPQNPQQAGDKPKPHQPKPYEPAYPSNPLQSKYQPKPQQAKPYQPSYPSNLQQPKPQLSKPYQPANPSNPQQSKPYQPASPLTPQQSEPYQPAKPSNRPQAKPYKPAYPSNPQQAKPYHPSNPQQSKLYQPAYPSNPQQAKPYQPASPSNPQQSKPYQPASLSNPQQSKPYQSAYPSNPQQAKPYQPSNPQEAKHYQPAYPSNPQHAKPYQPAYPSNPQQAKPYHPSNPQQSKLYQPANPSNPQQSKPYQPAYPSNPQQAKPYQPAYPSNPQQAKPYQPSNPQQSKLYQPANPSNPQQAKPYQPAYPSNPQQQSKPYQPANPSNPQQSKPYQSDYPSNPQQAKPYQPAYPSNPQQQAKPYQPSNPQQSKLYQPANPSNPQQAKPYQPAYPSNPQQAKPYQPAKPSNPQQSKPYQSAYPSNPQQAKPYQPAYPSNPQQAKPYQPAYPSNPQQAKPYQPAYPSNPQQAKPYQPSNPQQSKLYQPANPSNPQQAKPYQPAYPSNPQQSKPYQPAKPSNPQQSKPYQSAYPSNPQQAKPYQPTYPSNPQQAKPYQPAYPSNPQQAKPYQPSNPQQAKPYQPAYPSNPQQAKPYQPSNPQQAKPYQPFYPSNPQLPKPQQAKPYQPVNPLNPQQAKPYQPTYPSNPRQPKPQQAKPLQGPLQTKAEMWDISPSEGSVASGSNVHPTDSNPPLNVDPRSLRELPMSFPYQPRWQQQMVPV; the protein is encoded by the exons ATGCACTCTGGTCCGTACTCTGAGCTACCTGATGCAGTGCCATCCAAGCCCCAGCAGCCCTATAACCCTCAAAATCCCCAGCAGGCCGGAGACAAGCCTAAGCCCCACCAGCCCAAGCCCTATGAGCCAGCCTACCCTTCAAATCCCCTGCAGTCTAAGTACCAGCCCAAACCCCAGCAggccaagccctaccagcctTCCTATCCTTCAAATCTTCAGCAGCCCAAACCGCAGCTGTCCAAGCCATACCAGCCTGCCaacccttcaaatcctcagcagtcCAAGCCCTACCAGCCTGCCAGCCCTCTGACTCCTCAGCAGTCCGAGCCCTACCAGCCTGCCAAGCCTTCAAATCGTCCGCAGGCCAAGCCCTACAAGCCCGCctacccttcaaatcctcagcaggccaagccctaccacccttcaaatcctcagcagtcTAAGCTCTACCAGCCCGCctacccttcaaatcctcagcaggccaagccctaccagcctGCCAgcccttcaaatcctcagcagtcCAAGCCCTACCAGCCAGCCTCTCTTTCAAACCCTCAGCAGTCCAAGCCCTACCAGTCCGCctacccttcaaatcctcagcaggccaagccctaccagcctTCAAATCCTCAGGAGGCCAAGCACTACCAGCCTGCctacccttcaaatcctcagcatgccaagccctaccagcccgcctacccttcaaatcctcagcaggccaagccctaccacccttcaaatcctcagcagtcTAAGCTCTACCAGCCTGCCaacccttcaaatcctcagcagtccaagccctaccagcctgcctacccttcaaatcctcagcaggccaagccctaccagcccgcctacccttcaaatcctcagcaggccaagccctaccagccttcaaatcctcagcagtcTAAGCTCTACCAGCCTGCCaacccttcaaatcctcagcaagccaagccctaccagcctgcctacccttcaaatcctcagcag cagtccaagccctaccagcctgccaacccttcaaatcctcagcagtcCAAGCCCTACCAGTCCGActacccttcaaatcctcagcaggccaagccctaccagcccgcctacccttcaaatcctcagcag caggccaagccctaccagccttcaaatcctcagcagtcCAAGCTGTACCAGCCTGCCaacccttcaaatcctcagcaggccaagccctaccagcctgcttacccttcaaatcctcagcaggccaagccctaccagcctGCCAagccttcaaatcctcagcagtcCAAGCCCTACCAGTCCGCctacccttcaaatcctcagcaggccaagccctaccagcctgcctacccttcaaatcctcagcaggccaagccctaccagcccgcctacccttcaaatcctcagcaggccaagccctaccagcccgcctacccttcaaatcctcagcaggccaagccctaccagccttcaaatcctcagcagtcTAAGCTGTACCAGCCTGCCaacccttcaaatcctcagcaggccaagccctaccagcctgcctacccttcaaatcctcagcagtcCAAGCCCTACCAGCCTGCCAagccttcaaatcctcagcagtcCAAGCCCTACCAGTCCGCctacccttcaaatcctcagcaggccaagccctaccagcccacctacccttcaaatcctcagcaggccaagccctaccagccCGCCTACCCTTCGAATCCTCAGCAggccaagccctaccagccttcaaatcctcagcaggccaagccctaccagcccgcctacccttcaaatcctcagcaggccaagccctaccagccttcaaatcctcagcaggccaagccctaccagcctttctacccttcaaatcctcagctGCCCAAACCTCAGCAGGCTAAGCCCTACCAGCCTGTCAATCCTTTGAATCCTCAGCAggccaagccctaccagcctACCTACCCTTCAAACCCTAGGCAGCCTAAACCTCAGCAGGCCAAACCCCTGCAAGGGCCACTCCAAACTAAAGCTGAAATGTGGGACATTTCTCCTTCTGAAGGAAGTGTTGCTTCTGGCTCTAATGTGCACCCCACTGACTCAAACCCACCATTGAATGTTGATCCAAGAAGTTTGAGAGAACTTCCAATGTCCTTCCCGTACCAGCCCAGGTGGCAGCAACAAATGGTGCCAGTGTAG
- the LOC134875223 gene encoding mucin-2-like — protein MSSGFCVRVIVLSLLIFGQQAKALSYRSGGSSGITPHFDFSRSLNPASTSSDASSAKPESVLGRSAPFYADRALSENVKPAAAPSAGGYRGSHGRQVNGYSPEGSVSSYRPSHPIIQKPNQLPQVNPIANGVLQTKDAMWDFTSPQNANSFESGIASSSAIEMHSGPYSELPDAVPSKPQQPYNPQNPQQAGNKPKPHQPKPYEPAYPSNPLQSKYQPKSQQAKPYQPSYPSNLQQPKPQQSKPYQPANPSNPQQSKPYQPASPLTPQQSEPYQPAKPSNRPQAKPYQPAYPSNPQQAKPYHPSNPQQSKLYQPAYPSNPQQAKPYQPASPSNPQQSSPTSQPLFQTLSSPSPTSPPTLQILSRPSPTSLQILSRPSTTSLPTLQILSMPSPTSPPTLQILSRPSPTSLQILSSLSSTSLPTLQILSSPSPTSLPTLQILSRPSPTSPPTLQILSRPSPTSLPTLQILSRPSPTSLQILSSLSSTSLPTLQILSRPSPTSLPTLQILSRSSPTSLQILSRPSPTSLPTLQILSSPSPTSLPNLQILSSPSPTSLPTLQILSRPSPTSLPTLQILSRPSPTSPPTLQILSRPSPTSLQILSSLSPHQPANHSKPQAGQALPACQPSDPQQSKPNQPCQALPNPQQSSPTSQPTLQILSRPSLPAFKSSRV, from the exons atgtcttcTGGATTTTGTGTGAG AGTGATTGTGCTCTCACTCTTGATTTTTGGGCAGCAAGCAAAGG cACTCAGCTACAGAAGTGGAGGCTCCAGTGGCATTACACCTCACTTTGATTTTTCAAGAAGCCTCAACCCTGCTTCCACTTCCAGTGATGCCAGTTCAGCAAAGCCTGAGAGTGTTTTGGGTAGGTCAGCACCCTTTTACGCTGATAGAGCTTTATCTGAGAATGTGAAGCCAGCTGCTGCACCAAGTGCAGGAGGTTATAGGGGTTCTCATGGCAGGCAAGTAAATGGTTACAGTCCAGAGGGAAGTGTTTCTAGCTACAGGCCAAGCCACCCAATCATTCAAAAACCAAACCAACTACCTCAAGTTAACCCTATTGCAAATGGTGTCCTTCAAACCAAAGATGCCATGTGGGATTTCACTTCACCCCAGAATGCAAACTCTTTTGAGTCTGGTATTGCTTCAAGTTCTGCAATTGAGATGCACTCTGGTCCCTACTCTGAGCTACCGGATGCAGTGCCATCCAAGCCCCAGCAGCCCTATAACCCTCAAAATCCCCAGCAGGCCGGAAACAAACCTAAGCCCCACCAGCCCAAGCCCTATGAGCCAGCCTACCCTTCAAATCCCCTGCAGTCTAAGTACCAGCCCAAATCCCAGCAggccaagccctaccagcctTCCTATCCTTCAAATCTTCAGCAGCCCAAACCGCAGCAGTCCAAGCCATACCAGCCTGCCaacccttcaaatcctcagcagtcCAAGCCATACCAGCCTGCCAGCCCTCTGACTCCTCAGCAGTCCGAGCCCTACCAGCCTGCCAAGCCTTCAAATCGTCCGCAggccaagccctaccagcccgcctacccttcaaatcctcagcaggccaagccctaccacccttcaaatcctcagcagtcTAAGCTCTACCAGCCCGCctacccttcaaatcctcagcaggccaagccctaccagcctGCCAgcccttcaaatcctcagcagtcAAGCCCTACCAGCCAGCCTCTCTTTCAAACCCTCAGCAGTCCAAGCCCTACCAGTCCGCctacccttcaaatcctcagcaggccaagccctaccagccttcaaatcctcagcaggccaAGCACTACCAGCCTGCctacccttcaaatcctcagcatgccaagccctaccagcccgcctacccttcaaatcctcagcaggccaagccctaccagccttcaaatcctcagcagtcTAAGCTCTACCAGCCTGCCgacccttcaaatcctcagcagtccaagccctaccagcctgcctacccttcaaatcctcagcaggccaagccctaccagcccgcctacccttcaaatcctcagcaggccaagccctaccagcctgcctacccttcaaatcctcagcaggccaagccctaccagccttcaaatcctcagcagtcTAAGCTCTACCAGCCTGCCaacccttcaaatcctcagcaggccaagccctaccagcctgcctacccttcaaatcctcagcaggtcaagccctaccagccttcaaatcctcagcaggccaagccctaccagcctgcctacccttcaaatcctcagcagtcCAAGCCCTACCAGCCTGCCAaaccttcaaatcctcagcagtccaagccctaccagcctgccaacccttcaaatcctcagcaggccaagccctaccagcctgcctacccttcaaatcctcagcaggccaagccctaccagcccgcctacccttcaaatcctcagcaggccaagccctaccagccttcaaatcctcagcagtcTAAGCCCTCACCAGCCAGCCAACCATTCCAAACCTCAGGCAggccaagccctaccagcctGCCAACCCTCAGATCCTCAGCAGTCCAAGCCCAACCAGCCCTGCCAAGCCCTTCCAAATCCTCAGCAGTCAAGCCCTACCAGTCAGCctacccttcaaatcctcagcaggccaAGCCTACCAGCCTTCAAATCATCACGCGTGTAA